In one Myripristis murdjan chromosome 5, fMyrMur1.1, whole genome shotgun sequence genomic region, the following are encoded:
- the rem1 gene encoding GTP-binding protein REM 1 — MTLNTQREKEPLQRRASTPVPSAHFHQHPPWARDAQQPAAGGTPPGPATSHTQSSQSSEPKSSQSSQSSQPSEPQSSQSQDQPQSSQCSRPQRSHPPLGQSASYHPGDKSLLYRAHWSSDSDDDSQSDSDCVYRVVLLGDHGVGKTSLAGIFAGVTDKDEQSADTYERTLTVDGEETTLIVMDTWESDTQEAEQDRCLKVGSAYVIVYSVTDRSSFDSAAELRITLRRARQAENLPIILVGNKSDLVRSREVAVEEGRACAVVFDCKFIETSASLQHNVTELFEGVVRQIRLRRDGTEVIQRRHSIYKRKESLTQKARRFLDRLVARNNQRMAVKVRSKSCHDLAVL; from the exons atgACCCTCaacacccagagagagaaggagcctCTGCAGCGCCGAGCCAGCACCCCCGTCCCCTCCGCCCACTTCCATCAGCACCCGCCCTGGGCACGGGATGCCCAGCAGCCGGCCGCCGGCGGCACCCCGCCCGGCCCCGCCACGTCCCACACCCAGTCCTCCCAGTCCAGTGAACCGAAGTCCTCTCAATCCTCCCAGTCCTCCCAGCCCAGCGAACCCCAGTCCTCCCAGTCCCAGGATCAGCCCCAGTCCTCCCAGTGCTCCCGGCCCCAGCGCAGTCACCCTCCGCTGGGCCAGTCGGCGTCCTACCACCCCGGAGACAAGTCGCTCCTGTATCGCGCCCACTGGAGCTCCGACTCGGACGACGACTCGCAGAGCGACTCAGACTGTGTTTACCGTGTGGTGTTGCTAGGCGACCATGGTGTCGGCAAAACCAGTCTGGCGGGAATCTTCGCCGGGGTGACGGACAAGGACGAGCAGTCTGCAG ACACATATGAACGGACGCTGACAGTTGATGGAGAGGAGACAACGCTCATCGTCATGGACACCTGGGAGAGTGACACTCAG GAAGCGGAGCAGGATCGCTGTTTGAAAGTAGGAAGTGCTTACGTCATCGTTTACTCCGTCACTGATCGCTCCAGCTTCGACTCGGCCGCTGAGCTGCGCATCACGCTGCGCCGCGCCCGCCAGGCCGAGAACCTTCCCATCATCCTCGTGGGCAACAAGAGCGACTTGGTCCGATCCAGGGAGGTCGCCGTGGAAG agGGCCGAGCGTGTGCAGTGGTGTTTGACTGTAAGTTCATTGAGACGTCGGCGTCTCTGCAGCATAACGTCACCGAGCTGTTCGAGGGTGTCGTCCGACAGATCCGCCTCCGCCGAGATGGAACTGAGGTCATCCAACGCCGCCACTCCATCTACAAACGCAAAGAGAGTCTTACCCAGAAGGCCCGGCGGTTCCTGGACCGGCTGGTGGCCCGGAACAACCAGCGCATGGCCGTCAAGGTCCGGTCCAAGAGCTGCCACGACCTGGCGGTGCTCTAA